Proteins encoded in a region of the Saccharomyces eubayanus strain FM1318 chromosome V, whole genome shotgun sequence genome:
- the VTC1 gene encoding Vtc1p → MSSAPLLQRTPGKKIALPTRVEPKVFFANERTFLSWLNFTVMLGGLGVGLLNFGDKIGRVSAGLFTFVAMGTMIYALVTYHWRAAAIRRRGSGPYDDRLGPTLLCFFLLVAVIINFILRLKYNDAKVKL, encoded by the coding sequence ATGTCTTCAGCACCATTATTGCAGAGAACACCTGGAAAGAAGATTGCTTTACCCACAAGAGTGGAACCTAAAGTCTTCTTTGCCAATGAACGTACCTTTTTGTCATGGTTAAACTTCACAGTGATGCTGGGTGGGCTTGGTGTAGGTTTACTGAATTTCGGTGATAAAATAGGTAGGGTCAGTGCTGGATTATTTACATTTGTTGCCATGGGCACAATGATATACGCACTTGTGACATACCATTGGAGAGCCGCCGCAATCAGACGTAGAGGTTCAGGTCCTTACGACGACAGATTGGGGCCTACTTTGTTATGCTTTTTCCTACTAGTCGCTGTCATTATTAACTTTATATTAAGATTGAAGTACAATGATGCCAAAGTTAAATTATGA
- the TDA2 gene encoding Tda2p, with protein sequence MNTEIEIHDGRSDNSPLLQEKLISFIQESHDSIRDDNETDLSTKSFSNPLIKSVLEKLEKHSSLYKYIVSVTTLDLKEPTEGGSNFSFKNDIGASWQSKKDGIFNYKLEDVDSKKCYLITILWLHK encoded by the coding sequence ATGAACACCGAAATTGAGATCCATGATGGAAGGAGTGATAACTCTCCTCTGCTTCAAGAAAAGCTAATTTCGTTCATTCAAGAAAGTCATGATAGCATAAGGGATGATAATGAGACCGATCTTTCGACCAAGTCATTTTCGAACcctttgataaaatcgGTCCTGgagaaattggaaaagCATTCTTCCTTATACAAGTACATAGTCTCAGTAACTACGTTGGACTTAAAAGAACCCACTGAGGGGGGctctaatttttcattcaagaaTGATATAGGCGCATCATGGCAGTCAAAGAAAGATGGGATATTTAATTATAAATTAGAGGATGTAGACAGCAAGAAGTGTTACTTGATTACGATTCTCTGGCTACACAAATAG